The proteins below are encoded in one region of Syntrophotalea carbinolica DSM 2380:
- a CDS encoding DUF503 domain-containing protein, with protein sequence MVVGVMQVELFIHGAQNLKAKRAVVKSLIGRCRARFPVSCAEVGHRDLWQRTTIGFTIVEKDEASADRILQKVIVELERSSLAEIIRQDMELIHY encoded by the coding sequence ATGGTTGTCGGGGTTATGCAGGTTGAACTCTTTATCCATGGCGCCCAAAACCTTAAGGCCAAACGCGCTGTGGTCAAAAGCCTTATCGGGCGCTGCCGTGCGCGTTTTCCCGTCAGTTGCGCCGAGGTCGGACATCGCGATCTATGGCAGAGGACGACGATCGGCTTCACCATAGTTGAAAAGGACGAAGCTTCTGCGGATCGAATCCTGCAGAAGGTGATTGTAGAACTCGAGCGATCATCGCTTGCCGAAATTATCCGGCAGGACATGGAACTCATACATTATTGA
- the truB gene encoding tRNA pseudouridine(55) synthase TruB — translation MNGILIVDKPQGMTSHAVVGRIRRLFGLRKVGHAGTLDPLATGVLVVALGQATRILQFLMQENKVYRASLVLGKTTDTQDSEGQIVATSDPGHIDAQSVADVCHSMVGSYDQMPPMYSALKKDGVPLYKLARQGVEVSRKPRRITIFDLQLLAVEPPNITFDVHCSKGTYVRTICHDIGVKLGCGAHLTALRRLRSAPFDVKEAVTLEAIELMAPEDRPELLLSIAEALREYPSLNVCPEGIKRLGYGIPPTADMIADTIDFEEGTQVLLVGPGGALAMATYVPSRARESRGDFELLRVFNDGGSS, via the coding sequence ATGAACGGTATCCTTATTGTCGATAAGCCGCAGGGGATGACCTCCCATGCTGTGGTAGGACGTATCAGGCGCCTGTTCGGTTTGCGTAAGGTCGGACATGCCGGTACCCTCGACCCTCTGGCTACCGGTGTCTTGGTAGTGGCCCTCGGTCAGGCTACCCGGATCCTTCAGTTCCTTATGCAGGAAAATAAGGTTTACCGCGCGTCGCTGGTTCTCGGCAAGACCACCGATACTCAGGATTCCGAAGGGCAGATTGTGGCTACCAGCGATCCGGGACACATCGATGCGCAGTCTGTAGCCGATGTCTGTCATAGCATGGTTGGCAGTTACGATCAGATGCCTCCTATGTATTCGGCGCTGAAAAAGGATGGGGTGCCGCTATATAAACTCGCCAGGCAAGGTGTGGAGGTCAGCCGCAAACCCAGACGTATCACGATTTTTGATCTGCAATTATTGGCTGTCGAGCCTCCGAATATCACCTTCGATGTGCATTGTTCGAAGGGGACTTATGTTCGTACTATCTGCCATGATATCGGTGTTAAACTCGGTTGCGGCGCACACTTGACAGCTCTGCGACGTCTGCGAAGCGCTCCTTTTGACGTCAAGGAAGCCGTCACCCTGGAAGCCATTGAATTGATGGCTCCTGAGGATCGTCCGGAACTGCTTTTGTCGATTGCCGAAGCGCTTCGGGAATATCCGTCCCTGAATGTTTGCCCGGAGGGTATAAAACGTCTTGGTTACGGCATTCCTCCCACGGCGGATATGATAGCGGATACAATCGATTTCGAAGAGGGAACCCAGGTTTTACTTGTGGGTCCCGGGGGAGCGCTCGCCATGGCGACATACGTGCCTTCGAGGGCGCGGGAAAGCCGTGGCGATTTTGAGTTGTTGCGGGTTTTTAATGATGGCGGTAGCTCTTAA
- the rbfA gene encoding 30S ribosome-binding factor RbfA, with protein sequence MDHPRPHRVGEQLQKEISALLLKGLKDPRVGFVTITAVSVTPDMHLARVYYTVYGEEEQRKETQKGLESATPFFRRELGRRLRMRYVPDLVFEFDKALEYGNRIESLLRQLNEDKPSDD encoded by the coding sequence TTGGATCATCCACGACCGCATCGCGTCGGCGAGCAATTGCAAAAGGAAATATCGGCCCTGTTGCTTAAGGGCCTTAAGGATCCACGCGTGGGATTCGTGACCATCACCGCTGTGAGCGTAACTCCCGACATGCATCTTGCGCGCGTTTATTACACCGTATACGGTGAAGAAGAGCAGCGCAAGGAAACGCAAAAGGGTCTGGAAAGTGCGACACCTTTTTTCCGTAGGGAGCTTGGCCGGCGTCTGCGCATGAGGTATGTACCCGACCTTGTATTTGAATTTGACAAGGCCCTCGAGTACGGAAACCGTATCGAAAGTCTGTTGCGACAACTGAATGAGGACAAACCCAGCGATGATTAA
- a CDS encoding DHH family phosphoesterase, with the protein MINAIVQLIGESQSFLVASHAHPDGDAVGSTLALVSFLRQLGKNAVAFNLDGIPEELSFLPGADEVICQPEALSSYDVGFILDSGELGRAGDFLQNHCSKLVNVDHHPHSEPFGAINYVDEQACATGALIYRIIQTAGYSISHDVALCVYTAILSDTGSFRYSNANPEAFQIASALVEVGVSPWYVAGNLYESRPAEQIKLLSHVLETLTVSSCGRFGSVMVTTGMLQAAGARPEHTDGLINYPRSIRGVEVALFFRQVEDDLFKVSFRSKGKVDVGSLARELGGGGHHNAAGATVAGSMEQVQEVVFDRLNALLPLC; encoded by the coding sequence ATGATTAATGCGATCGTCCAATTGATCGGGGAGAGCCAGAGTTTTTTGGTGGCCTCCCATGCTCATCCGGATGGTGATGCTGTGGGTTCCACCCTGGCTCTGGTCAGCTTTTTGCGCCAATTGGGGAAAAACGCCGTCGCATTTAATCTTGATGGCATACCTGAAGAGCTTTCGTTTTTGCCCGGCGCCGACGAGGTGATCTGTCAGCCTGAAGCTTTGAGCTCGTACGATGTGGGTTTCATTCTTGACTCCGGCGAATTGGGGCGGGCGGGTGATTTCCTGCAAAATCATTGCTCGAAGCTGGTCAATGTGGATCACCATCCGCATTCCGAACCCTTTGGTGCCATAAATTATGTGGATGAGCAGGCTTGTGCCACAGGCGCGCTTATCTATCGCATTATCCAAACGGCCGGCTACAGTATTTCACATGATGTTGCATTGTGTGTCTACACGGCCATTCTGTCCGACACCGGGTCGTTTCGCTATTCCAATGCCAATCCCGAAGCTTTTCAGATCGCTTCGGCGCTGGTGGAAGTCGGGGTTTCGCCATGGTATGTGGCCGGGAATCTCTATGAAAGCAGGCCTGCCGAACAGATAAAGCTTCTTTCCCATGTATTGGAAACCCTCACCGTTTCCTCCTGCGGGCGTTTCGGGTCGGTTATGGTTACGACCGGAATGTTGCAGGCAGCAGGCGCTCGTCCTGAGCATACAGACGGTCTTATCAATTATCCTCGTTCCATTCGAGGCGTTGAGGTTGCCTTGTTTTTCCGGCAAGTCGAAGATGATCTGTTTAAGGTCAGTTTCCGATCCAAAGGTAAGGTTGATGTGGGATCTCTTGCCCGTGAACTTGGGGGAGGAGGGCATCACAATGCCGCCGGAGCTACGGTTGCAGGTAGTATGGAACAAGTTCAAGAAGTTGTTTTCGACCGCCTGAACGCACTTCTTCCGCTCTGCTGA
- the rpsO gene encoding 30S ribosomal protein S15: protein MLATEKKQELIDQYKRHEGDTGSPEVQIALLSERITYLTEHFRTHKKDHHSRRGLLKIVGQRRRLLDYLKSNDVERYRAIIKSLGIRR, encoded by the coding sequence GTGCTGGCCACTGAAAAAAAGCAGGAACTCATCGATCAGTATAAACGTCATGAGGGTGATACAGGTTCTCCTGAGGTACAGATTGCTCTGCTGTCAGAACGCATTACTTATCTGACCGAGCATTTTCGGACTCATAAAAAAGACCATCACTCGCGTCGAGGTTTGCTGAAGATTGTCGGGCAGCGTAGACGTCTTTTGGATTATCTCAAAAGCAACGATGTCGAACGTTACCGTGCAATCATAAAAAGTCTCGGTATCCGCAGGTAG
- the infB gene encoding translation initiation factor IF-2, with amino-acid sequence MGKKIRVYELAQKMGVDNKVLLEKLHEAGIDAKSHMSVLSEEDVEKLDEAPAKVERVEERRITAGVIRRRRKEVPQEEKAAPPAAAEEPSSVDTAVAEEAPAEEVQPVSDQPEIAVEPPPAGKQEEVAAPAPEPKAEEPVVEEVIAEPAVEEVVEEPSAVEQEEHVETTPVAEEEPKVEEQPSVEAESKAVSGELEESKTADQSKGQSEAAEVSVTKEKPKVEKATANRAKILGRVELSTLTSPPKRQERAKNGKGRPERPKGAKPSGGPAPRAKEAAPQAAVPFDGGPAPDKEVRGGKKGKKGKGNSYDKDKGFADGGKGRRARRQVYEPERDERRMRRGKKTPKPQKKTEVTVSKAIKRIIRISDVITVGELAKRMGVKSKDLITELMRQGQMVTINHPLDFETAAILASEFNYEVENVAFDEENLLADTAAVTEEGDSEEGCVPRPPVVTIMGHVDHGKTSLLDAIRATNVTGGEAGGITQHIGAYDVSVDDKKITFLDTPGHEAFTSMRARGAKVTDIVILVVAADDGVMPQTKEAINHSKAAGVPIIVAVNKMDKPDANSDRVKQELTEFEMIPEEWGGDTIFVEVSAKNRTNLDSLLEMVLLQAEVLELKANPNKRAKGAIVEARLDRGRGPVATVLVEEGTLRIGDPIVSGLHYGKVRTMTNDRGERLEEAGPACPVEVTGLSGTPTAGDSFHAVESEKDAKEVATHRQRKVREQELASTSKISLEQLYARMQEGEVQELKVIIKADVQGSVEAVRDSLVKLSTDACRLVVIHTAVGGINESDVSLASASDAIILGFNVRAESKAAALAETEGVDIRFYNVIYDAVNDIRDAMEGLLAPTLREKHLGKVEVRETFHVSKVGTIAGCYVTEGKVLRNAQVRLIRDHVVIWEGKLASLKRFKDDAREVQNGYECGLSLENYNDIKVGDIIEVFEMEEVKTSL; translated from the coding sequence ATGGGTAAAAAAATACGAGTATATGAATTAGCACAAAAAATGGGTGTCGATAATAAAGTGTTGCTGGAAAAGCTCCACGAAGCCGGCATTGACGCAAAAAGCCACATGAGTGTCTTGAGTGAGGAAGATGTCGAGAAGCTTGATGAAGCACCCGCCAAGGTGGAACGCGTAGAAGAACGCCGCATTACCGCCGGCGTCATTCGGCGTCGTCGCAAAGAAGTCCCCCAGGAAGAGAAGGCGGCGCCCCCCGCAGCTGCCGAAGAACCTTCCTCTGTAGACACCGCTGTCGCCGAAGAAGCTCCCGCAGAAGAAGTGCAACCCGTCTCTGATCAACCGGAGATCGCTGTTGAGCCCCCCCCCGCGGGCAAACAGGAAGAGGTTGCAGCGCCTGCGCCGGAACCCAAGGCGGAGGAGCCGGTCGTAGAAGAAGTAATCGCGGAGCCTGCAGTGGAGGAAGTGGTCGAAGAGCCATCTGCTGTTGAGCAGGAAGAACATGTTGAGACAACACCGGTCGCCGAAGAAGAGCCAAAGGTAGAGGAACAACCGTCCGTTGAAGCTGAAAGCAAGGCTGTTTCCGGGGAGCTCGAAGAATCAAAAACGGCCGATCAATCAAAAGGGCAGTCGGAAGCGGCTGAAGTTTCGGTGACCAAGGAAAAACCCAAAGTAGAAAAAGCTACGGCTAATCGTGCCAAAATTCTCGGCCGCGTGGAGCTCTCCACGCTGACCTCGCCTCCCAAACGCCAGGAACGCGCTAAAAATGGCAAAGGACGCCCCGAACGTCCCAAGGGAGCAAAGCCTTCCGGCGGTCCGGCGCCTCGCGCTAAAGAAGCCGCACCCCAGGCGGCTGTGCCATTTGACGGCGGTCCGGCCCCTGATAAAGAGGTTCGCGGAGGCAAAAAGGGTAAAAAGGGCAAAGGCAATTCGTACGATAAGGATAAAGGCTTTGCCGACGGCGGTAAGGGGCGTCGTGCTCGCAGGCAGGTTTACGAGCCGGAACGCGATGAACGTCGTATGCGTCGCGGTAAAAAGACTCCCAAGCCGCAAAAGAAAACTGAGGTTACCGTCTCCAAGGCGATCAAACGTATCATCCGCATCAGCGATGTCATTACCGTCGGTGAACTGGCCAAGCGCATGGGGGTCAAGAGTAAGGACCTTATCACCGAACTTATGCGCCAGGGGCAAATGGTCACCATCAATCACCCCCTCGATTTCGAAACCGCTGCCATCCTCGCTTCCGAATTCAATTACGAAGTGGAAAACGTGGCTTTCGACGAAGAAAACCTGCTGGCGGATACTGCCGCTGTCACCGAAGAAGGCGATAGTGAAGAAGGGTGCGTGCCCAGGCCGCCGGTCGTTACCATCATGGGCCATGTCGACCATGGTAAAACCAGTTTGCTGGATGCGATTCGAGCCACCAATGTAACCGGCGGAGAGGCCGGCGGGATCACCCAGCATATCGGTGCCTACGACGTTAGTGTGGATGACAAGAAGATCACCTTCCTCGATACGCCTGGTCACGAAGCCTTTACCTCCATGCGAGCCCGTGGAGCCAAAGTTACCGATATCGTTATTCTGGTTGTTGCTGCCGATGACGGTGTCATGCCGCAAACCAAGGAAGCCATCAACCATTCCAAGGCTGCCGGCGTTCCCATTATCGTGGCTGTCAACAAGATGGATAAGCCCGACGCCAATTCCGATCGCGTCAAGCAGGAACTCACCGAGTTCGAAATGATCCCGGAGGAATGGGGTGGCGATACCATCTTTGTCGAGGTGTCCGCTAAAAATCGCACCAATCTCGATTCTTTGCTGGAAATGGTTCTGCTTCAGGCAGAGGTTCTGGAACTTAAAGCCAATCCGAACAAGCGTGCAAAAGGTGCCATTGTAGAAGCGCGTCTCGATCGTGGACGCGGTCCCGTAGCCACGGTTCTGGTGGAGGAAGGCACCTTGCGTATCGGCGATCCTATCGTTTCGGGTCTGCACTACGGTAAGGTTCGCACCATGACCAACGATCGTGGGGAACGTCTGGAGGAAGCCGGACCGGCTTGCCCCGTCGAGGTCACAGGTCTTTCCGGAACGCCAACGGCTGGTGATTCTTTCCATGCTGTCGAGTCCGAAAAAGACGCCAAGGAAGTGGCCACCCACAGGCAACGCAAAGTCCGCGAGCAGGAATTGGCATCTACCAGCAAGATATCTTTGGAACAACTCTATGCCCGCATGCAGGAAGGCGAGGTTCAGGAGCTTAAAGTTATCATCAAGGCCGATGTTCAGGGGTCCGTGGAAGCCGTTCGCGATTCGCTGGTCAAGCTTTCCACCGATGCATGTCGACTGGTTGTCATTCATACCGCCGTCGGTGGTATCAATGAAAGCGATGTGTCTCTTGCCTCTGCTTCCGATGCCATCATTCTCGGCTTCAATGTGCGCGCCGAATCCAAGGCGGCAGCTCTTGCAGAAACAGAGGGCGTTGATATCCGCTTCTATAATGTCATTTATGATGCGGTAAATGATATCCGGGATGCTATGGAAGGCTTGCTTGCCCCGACGCTGAGAGAGAAACATCTCGGTAAGGTGGAAGTTCGTGAAACCTTCCATGTATCCAAAGTGGGGACGATTGCCGGTTGTTACGTTACCGAAGGCAAGGTGCTGCGCAATGCGCAGGTGCGGTTGATCCGTGATCACGTTGTGATTTGGGAAGGTAAGCTTGCATCCTTGAAACGTTTTAAAGATGATGCCCGCGAAGTTCAGAATGGTTATGAATGCGGGTTGAGCCTTGAGAACTACAATGACATCAAGGTCGGCGATATTATCGAAGTCTTTGAAATGGAAGAGGTGAAAACCTCTCTCTGA